Proteins from a genomic interval of Nitrospina gracilis Nb-211:
- a CDS encoding thiamine pyrophosphate-dependent dehydrogenase E1 component subunit alpha, with protein sequence MIQKENARDLYENLIRIRMTEEAIAEEYAQQEMRCPVHLSIGQEAAAVGVSACLEDTDVVFSTHRCHSHYLGKGGNLNAMIAELYGKRTGCAKGLGGSMHLIDQSVGMLGASAIVGGSIPLAVGAALSFKMDGTKHVAVAYFGDGACEEGVLHESLNFASLHKLSVLFVCENNFVATSSHLLARRPLDNIHEHGNVFGVPGIRVDGNDIGEVVSATQRGVARAREGLGPTLIEARTFRMMRHVGPQQDKSTGIRTEALWEEWQQKCPVRRFEDLCLKNGWLTQEDMNGIRKGIQEAIQAAFEFAKSSEDAVWV encoded by the coding sequence ATGATCCAGAAAGAAAACGCACGCGACCTGTACGAAAACCTGATCCGCATCCGCATGACGGAGGAAGCCATCGCGGAAGAATACGCGCAGCAGGAGATGCGCTGTCCGGTGCACCTGTCGATCGGGCAGGAAGCGGCGGCGGTCGGCGTCTCCGCCTGCCTGGAAGACACCGACGTCGTCTTCAGCACGCACCGCTGTCACAGCCACTACCTGGGCAAGGGCGGCAACCTGAACGCGATGATCGCAGAACTCTACGGCAAGCGCACCGGTTGCGCCAAAGGCCTGGGCGGCTCCATGCACCTGATCGACCAGAGCGTCGGCATGCTGGGCGCGTCGGCCATCGTCGGCGGCAGCATTCCGCTCGCCGTGGGTGCGGCGTTGTCTTTCAAGATGGACGGCACGAAGCACGTCGCCGTCGCGTACTTCGGCGACGGCGCCTGCGAGGAAGGCGTGTTGCACGAGAGCCTCAATTTCGCCTCGCTCCACAAACTGTCCGTGCTGTTCGTCTGCGAAAACAATTTCGTCGCCACCTCGTCGCACCTTCTGGCCAGGCGGCCTCTCGACAACATTCATGAACACGGCAACGTGTTCGGCGTGCCCGGCATCCGCGTCGACGGCAACGACATCGGCGAGGTGGTCAGCGCCACCCAACGCGGCGTGGCCCGCGCGCGGGAAGGACTCGGCCCCACCCTCATCGAGGCGCGGACGTTCCGCATGATGCGCCACGTCGGACCGCAACAGGACAAAAGCACCGGCATCCGCACGGAAGCGCTGTGGGAGGAATGGCAACAGAAATGCCCGGTGCGCCGCTTCGAGGATTTGTGCCTCAAGAACGGCTGGCTCACGCAGGAAGACATGAACGGTATCCGCAAGGGTATCCAGGAAGCAATCCAGGCGGCCTTCGAGTTCGCCAAATCCAGCGAGGACGCGGTATGGGTGTGA
- a CDS encoding radical SAM protein, whose translation MAIQINEKTETVSDKHKIDGHKLNYHVDRVNEWLSGSRAVYPIYIEIAPTGACNHRCTFCAVDYIGYKVVHLDTDILKNRLTEMGRLGVRSIMYAGEGEPLLHKDLPDIIQHTKKSGIDIAITTNAVPMTKKWSEAALDAITWIKTSINAGTAETYAQVHQTKADDFNKVLSNLENAANLKAQRGDACTLGAQMVLLPENEHEAVTLGKRMRDIGMDYLVIKPYSQHKKSITRKYENIDYSKSIQLKDDLAALNTDNFSVVFRDNTLTKLFEEGHYYQKCYSTPNFWAYVMADGAVYGCSAYLLDDRFNYGNITENTFQEIWEGEKRMANLEYVEKELNISECRKNCRMDEVNRYLWDIKHPPAHVNFI comes from the coding sequence ATGGCAATCCAGATCAACGAAAAGACCGAAACCGTAAGCGACAAACACAAAATCGACGGGCACAAGCTGAACTACCACGTGGACCGCGTCAACGAATGGCTGTCCGGCTCGCGCGCGGTGTACCCCATCTATATAGAAATCGCCCCGACCGGCGCCTGCAACCACCGTTGCACCTTCTGCGCCGTCGATTACATCGGCTACAAGGTCGTCCACCTGGACACGGACATTTTGAAAAACCGGCTGACGGAGATGGGCCGCCTGGGCGTGCGCAGCATCATGTATGCGGGCGAAGGCGAACCGCTCCTGCACAAGGACCTGCCGGACATCATCCAGCACACCAAGAAGTCCGGCATCGACATCGCCATCACCACCAACGCCGTGCCCATGACCAAGAAGTGGTCCGAGGCGGCACTGGACGCCATCACCTGGATCAAGACCAGCATCAACGCCGGCACCGCGGAAACCTACGCGCAGGTGCACCAGACCAAGGCCGACGACTTCAACAAGGTGTTGAGTAATCTCGAGAACGCCGCCAATCTGAAAGCCCAGCGCGGCGACGCCTGCACGCTGGGCGCGCAGATGGTCCTGCTACCGGAAAACGAGCACGAAGCGGTCACGCTGGGAAAACGCATGCGTGACATCGGCATGGACTACCTCGTCATCAAGCCCTACTCCCAGCACAAGAAAAGCATCACGCGCAAGTACGAGAACATCGATTACTCCAAGTCCATCCAGTTGAAAGACGATCTGGCCGCGCTCAACACCGACAACTTCTCTGTCGTCTTCCGCGACAACACGCTGACCAAGCTGTTCGAGGAAGGCCACTACTACCAGAAATGCTACTCGACGCCAAACTTCTGGGCCTACGTCATGGCCGATGGTGCGGTGTACGGATGCAGTGCGTACCTGCTGGACGACCGCTTCAACTACGGCAACATCACCGAAAACACCTTCCAGGAAATCTGGGAAGGCGAAAAACGCATGGCCAACCTCGAGTACGTCGAGAAAGAACTCAATATCTCCGAATGCCGCAAGAACTGCCGCATGGACGAGGTGAACCGTTACCTGTGGGACATCAAGCACCCGCCCGCCCACGTCAACTTCATTTGA
- a CDS encoding NUDIX domain-containing protein, whose amino-acid sequence MTDSNKSESLPVFVGAIVSDPDGRVLCQLRDNKPGIQYPGYWTCSPGGHVEPGEPLTDAILRELHEEFEIEVDGLQPLTTLRYTAADSEPPGVYNAFTARLCTPVAEVRCNEGQKVDFFHPDAIRNLHVHPISLRFLDLFLTGKTEALS is encoded by the coding sequence GTGACCGATTCCAACAAGAGCGAATCCCTGCCCGTGTTCGTGGGCGCGATCGTGAGCGACCCCGATGGCCGCGTCCTGTGCCAACTGCGCGACAACAAGCCCGGTATCCAGTATCCGGGGTACTGGACCTGTTCGCCGGGCGGCCACGTGGAGCCGGGGGAACCGCTCACCGACGCCATCCTGCGCGAACTGCACGAAGAATTTGAAATCGAGGTGGACGGACTGCAACCGCTGACCACCCTGCGTTACACGGCGGCCGATTCGGAACCCCCCGGCGTGTACAACGCCTTCACCGCCCGCCTCTGCACCCCGGTGGCCGAAGTGCGGTGCAACGAAGGACAGAAGGTGGACTTTTTCCACCCGGACGCCATCCGGAACCTTCACGTCCACCCCATCAGCCTGCGGTTTCTCGATTTGTTTTTGACAGGGAAAACCGAGGCGTTATCCTGA
- a CDS encoding radical SAM protein, whose translation MSDSHSNKNRFGLDANTHIPKDVPLAKTPGHKLRTSNTIVDRSALHQAQIKLKEQSVDSKKLDKMDDQEFEYVQFEDQVGVIRKSAGEEEETKAEPVPNMFTGPSYRNQKERFRFDGHKMMHHLDRVMSWMQGGRFAPIHIDMGLTKFCNTACLYCYAVVQNMTKGTMIQRDALLRYIEDCGKLGVRSIGFIGDGEPTLNPALYDATVLAKQMGVDTSMATNGLIIDMDRAHELLRDMTFIRINLSAGTPEGFRRVHQSTEENFHLLVENIRQLVRIKKENNYPCTIGLQMVLIPECFEEVIPEAKLGAELDVDYFVIKHCSDSEYKEIGINYENYLSIEDILHEAETYSNDNYVVQVKWNKIMAAGESDLYKDGYRKYDVCYGTPFLLQISGNGKVYPCGPFFNKDRFYIGDLHTDSFYDMVMGDRYWEVHEDVANSVDVHKDCAIGCRQDYVNKFLWDLKNAPEHVNFI comes from the coding sequence ATGAGTGACTCTCATTCGAATAAAAACCGTTTTGGTCTGGACGCAAACACCCACATCCCCAAGGACGTTCCCTTGGCCAAAACGCCGGGGCATAAACTCCGCACCTCCAACACCATCGTCGATCGCAGCGCCCTGCATCAGGCGCAGATCAAATTGAAAGAGCAATCCGTCGATTCCAAGAAGCTCGACAAGATGGACGATCAGGAATTCGAGTACGTTCAGTTCGAAGACCAGGTGGGCGTGATCCGAAAAAGCGCGGGAGAAGAGGAAGAAACCAAAGCCGAGCCGGTGCCCAACATGTTCACCGGACCCAGTTACCGCAACCAGAAAGAGCGGTTCCGTTTCGACGGCCACAAAATGATGCACCACCTCGACCGGGTGATGTCCTGGATGCAGGGCGGCCGTTTCGCCCCCATCCACATCGACATGGGCCTGACCAAGTTCTGCAACACGGCCTGCCTGTACTGCTACGCTGTGGTGCAGAACATGACCAAGGGCACCATGATCCAGCGCGACGCCCTGCTCCGCTACATCGAGGACTGCGGCAAACTGGGCGTGCGCTCCATCGGCTTCATCGGCGACGGCGAGCCGACGCTCAACCCGGCGCTCTACGACGCCACCGTGCTGGCAAAACAGATGGGCGTGGACACCTCCATGGCCACCAACGGGCTCATCATCGACATGGACCGCGCGCACGAACTCCTGCGCGACATGACTTTCATCCGCATCAACCTGTCCGCGGGCACGCCGGAAGGCTTCCGCCGCGTGCACCAGTCCACCGAGGAAAACTTCCACCTGCTGGTGGAAAACATCCGCCAGCTGGTGCGCATCAAAAAGGAAAACAATTACCCGTGCACGATCGGCCTGCAGATGGTGCTCATCCCGGAATGCTTCGAGGAAGTCATCCCGGAAGCCAAGCTGGGCGCGGAGCTGGACGTCGATTACTTCGTCATCAAGCACTGCTCCGACTCCGAGTACAAGGAGATCGGCATCAATTACGAAAACTACCTGTCCATCGAAGACATCCTGCACGAAGCGGAAACCTACAGCAACGACAACTACGTCGTGCAGGTGAAGTGGAACAAGATCATGGCGGCGGGCGAATCCGACCTGTACAAGGACGGCTACCGCAAGTACGACGTCTGCTACGGCACGCCGTTTCTGCTCCAGATCTCCGGCAACGGCAAGGTGTATCCCTGCGGCCCGTTCTTCAACAAGGACCGCTTCTACATCGGCGACCTGCACACCGACTCGTTCTACGACATGGTGATGGGCGACCGTTACTGGGAGGTGCACGAGGATGTCGCCAACTCGGTGGACGTGCACAAAGACTGCGCCATCGGGTGCCGGCAGGACTACGTCAACAAGTTCCTGTGGGACCTGAAGAACGCACCGGAACACGTTAACTTCATCTAA
- a CDS encoding adenylyltransferase/cytidyltransferase family protein codes for MSDSKIFELTSLAEKLKEEKARGRKVVLCHGCFDLMHPGHIKYLQAAKQMGDVLVVTVSPDRYVDKGPGRPVFGERLRAESLAALECVDYAGINEWPTAEETLRLLRPDIYVKGQEFEKLEDKTGKIQREFRVLEEIGAEMRFTHEIVFSSTELINKYIK; via the coding sequence ATGTCGGATAGCAAGATCTTCGAGTTGACCTCACTGGCGGAAAAGCTGAAAGAAGAAAAAGCCCGCGGGCGCAAGGTGGTGCTGTGCCACGGATGTTTCGACCTCATGCACCCCGGCCACATCAAATACCTGCAGGCGGCGAAACAGATGGGCGACGTGCTGGTGGTCACCGTCAGTCCGGACCGCTATGTCGATAAAGGACCCGGCCGTCCGGTGTTCGGCGAGCGCCTGCGGGCGGAGTCGCTGGCCGCTTTGGAATGCGTCGATTACGCCGGCATCAACGAGTGGCCGACGGCGGAGGAAACCCTGCGCCTGCTGAGGCCCGACATCTACGTGAAGGGGCAGGAGTTCGAAAAGCTGGAAGACAAGACCGGCAAGATTCAGAGAGAGTTCCGGGTGCTGGAGGAGATCGGCGCCGAGATGCGCTTCACCCACGAGATCGTGTTCTCCTCCACGGAACTCATCAACAAATACATCAAATAA
- a CDS encoding PfkB family carbohydrate kinase has product MAVDPQDKIFSFEDLAAKVRDLKAEGKKVVLSHGVFDLIHPGIIQHLNSARSMGDVMIVTVIKDKDVRRGPGRPVFPEVLRLNNVASLAQVDYVCLVDDERPFECVRILNPDVFAKGQAHQERDQEVNRKIFEEERDLFWGEIQIRETDGFSMRSSHILRNFFDLYPEDTKLFLKNFFKRHTFKEIADYLHGMESLRVCLIGDGIIDEYHYCEPMGKAGKANLVVNRFLSHEVFAGGAFAIANHVAGLCKEVHLVTMLGLDNPRAEFIRDNLKPNVTTRFFYRDDGPTITKTRFVHQYLNQKLFEVNYINDTKLPPSLDREVADYLKQQVQGYDLVLLSDFGHGFVSEAIYRALVENSKVLAVNTQTNAANSGYNLITKYAQPHYVCLDEPEVRLAAQDKHGAIDEIALAIKEQIRANHLVVTLGKRGSLGVNGRQQVFRTPIFSTNVVDTIGAGDAYFAYTAPCVAQSMPMDMVTFVGNAVGALAVQIMGNKRSVEKNEVLELIHSLAK; this is encoded by the coding sequence ATGGCTGTCGATCCGCAGGACAAAATCTTTTCTTTTGAAGACCTTGCCGCCAAAGTGCGCGACCTGAAGGCCGAAGGCAAGAAGGTGGTGCTGTCGCACGGCGTGTTCGATCTCATTCATCCCGGAATCATCCAGCACCTCAACTCGGCCCGAAGCATGGGCGACGTGATGATCGTGACGGTCATCAAGGACAAGGACGTCCGGCGCGGTCCCGGCCGCCCGGTGTTCCCGGAAGTCCTGCGGCTCAACAACGTGGCGTCGCTCGCGCAGGTCGACTACGTCTGCCTGGTGGATGACGAACGCCCGTTCGAATGCGTGCGCATCCTCAATCCTGACGTGTTTGCCAAGGGGCAGGCGCACCAGGAACGCGACCAGGAAGTGAACCGCAAAATCTTCGAGGAGGAACGCGACCTGTTCTGGGGCGAAATCCAGATCCGCGAGACCGACGGTTTCTCCATGCGTTCGTCGCACATTCTGCGCAATTTCTTCGACCTGTACCCGGAAGACACCAAGCTCTTCCTCAAGAACTTTTTCAAGCGCCACACCTTCAAGGAAATCGCCGATTACCTGCACGGCATGGAAAGCCTGCGCGTGTGCTTGATCGGCGACGGCATCATCGACGAATACCATTACTGCGAACCGATGGGCAAGGCGGGCAAGGCGAACCTGGTGGTCAACCGTTTTCTCAGCCACGAGGTGTTTGCGGGCGGCGCATTCGCCATCGCCAACCACGTGGCGGGCCTGTGCAAGGAGGTGCACCTGGTGACCATGCTGGGGTTGGACAACCCGCGTGCCGAGTTCATCCGCGACAACCTGAAGCCGAACGTCACCACGCGGTTCTTTTACCGCGACGACGGTCCGACCATTACCAAGACCCGCTTCGTGCACCAGTACCTGAACCAGAAGCTGTTCGAGGTCAATTACATCAACGACACCAAACTGCCGCCGTCACTGGACCGGGAAGTGGCGGACTATCTGAAACAGCAGGTTCAGGGATACGATCTGGTCCTGCTTTCCGATTTCGGGCATGGCTTCGTGTCGGAGGCCATCTACCGGGCGCTGGTGGAAAATTCCAAGGTGCTCGCGGTCAACACGCAGACCAACGCCGCGAACTCCGGTTACAATCTGATCACCAAGTACGCCCAACCGCATTACGTCTGCCTGGACGAACCGGAAGTGCGGCTGGCGGCGCAGGACAAGCACGGCGCCATCGACGAAATCGCACTCGCCATCAAGGAACAGATTCGGGCCAACCACCTGGTGGTGACGCTGGGCAAGCGCGGCTCGCTGGGCGTCAACGGCAGGCAACAGGTGTTTCGCACGCCCATCTTCTCGACGAACGTAGTGGACACCATCGGCGCGGGCGATGCTTACTTCGCCTACACCGCGCCTTGTGTGGCGCAGTCGATGCCGATGGACATGGTCACCTTCGTCGGCAATGCGGTGGGGGCGCTGGCGGTGCAGATCATGGGCAACAAACGCTCGGTCGAGAAAAACGAAGTTCTGGAACTGATTCATTCACTGGCCAAATAA
- a CDS encoding D-sedoheptulose-7-phosphate isomerase, translating to MQRMVEEYFGNLKKAMDGIRVTGQNGEAYSFPDGVVAAVELINKQSQAGKRLMFIGNGASASIASHMATDFTKAGGKRATAFNDGALLTCIGNDFGYEYVFQKPIEFLADPGDILFAISSSGNSENIHNGIKAARERGCHVVTFSGFKEENPLRSKGDLNFYVPFPGYGPVEVLHHAICHCILDTMIMNQQADG from the coding sequence ATGCAGCGTATGGTTGAGGAGTATTTTGGCAATTTGAAAAAGGCGATGGACGGCATCCGCGTGACCGGCCAGAACGGAGAGGCTTACAGTTTTCCCGATGGCGTGGTGGCGGCGGTGGAATTGATCAACAAGCAGTCGCAGGCGGGGAAACGTCTTATGTTCATCGGCAACGGGGCCAGCGCTTCTATTGCCAGCCACATGGCGACGGATTTCACCAAAGCCGGCGGCAAGCGCGCCACCGCGTTCAACGACGGCGCGTTGTTGACCTGCATCGGCAACGACTTCGGCTACGAATATGTGTTTCAGAAACCGATCGAGTTCCTGGCCGATCCCGGCGACATCCTGTTCGCCATCAGCAGTTCCGGCAATTCGGAAAACATCCACAACGGCATCAAGGCGGCGCGCGAGCGGGGCTGTCACGTGGTCACGTTTTCCGGGTTCAAGGAGGAAAACCCGTTGCGGTCCAAGGGCGACCTCAATTTTTATGTGCCGTTTCCGGGATACGGCCCGGTCGAGGTTTTGCACCATGCGATCTGCCACTGCATCCTCGACACCATGATCATGAACCAGCAGGCCGACGGGTAG
- a CDS encoding glycosyltransferase family 2 protein — protein MPDTDKYMGGHPTLSVIMPALNEEAHIALALQNTLDALDHFSIPGEIIAVNDGSRDRTPQIIEEFMAHDTRVRVIHHDAPRGIGASFWEGVDDAANEIVIMLPGDNENDPWEIMQYFRLLEHVDIVIPFVYNRGVRSAFRNILSFVYRSVINSTFMVNFNYTNGTVLYRKCILKELEYRSASFFFQTDILIRAVKKGYLFAEVPYRLGLRLEGKSKAVSYPSLVRVARGYLKLVRDFYFSKKSKVDKDDFVAGSSTSRRYATENVLYKVKK, from the coding sequence ATGCCGGATACAGACAAATATATGGGAGGACATCCGACGCTCAGCGTCATCATGCCGGCGTTGAACGAGGAGGCGCACATCGCGCTCGCCTTGCAGAATACGCTGGATGCCCTGGACCACTTTTCCATTCCGGGCGAGATCATCGCCGTCAACGACGGCAGTCGCGACCGCACACCGCAAATCATTGAAGAGTTCATGGCCCACGACACGCGGGTGCGCGTGATCCATCACGACGCCCCGCGCGGTATTGGCGCCTCGTTCTGGGAGGGGGTGGACGATGCGGCCAACGAAATCGTCATCATGCTTCCCGGCGACAACGAAAACGATCCCTGGGAAATCATGCAGTACTTCCGCCTGCTCGAGCATGTGGATATCGTCATTCCCTTTGTGTACAACCGCGGCGTGCGCAGCGCCTTCCGCAACATTCTGTCGTTCGTGTACCGCAGTGTCATCAACTCCACCTTCATGGTCAACTTCAACTACACCAACGGCACCGTGCTCTATCGCAAGTGCATCCTGAAGGAGCTCGAATACCGGAGCGCCAGCTTTTTCTTCCAGACCGACATTCTGATCCGCGCGGTGAAAAAAGGTTACCTGTTTGCGGAAGTGCCGTACCGGCTGGGCCTTCGATTGGAGGGGAAATCGAAGGCGGTGTCGTACCCGTCGCTTGTGCGCGTGGCGCGGGGCTATTTGAAGCTGGTGCGCGATTTTTATTTCAGCAAGAAAAGCAAGGTGGACAAGGACGACTTCGTCGCGGGCAGTTCCACCTCGCGCCGGTATGCCACTGAAAACGTCCTGTACAAGGTCAAGAAGTGA
- a CDS encoding B12-binding domain-containing radical SAM protein, with product MLFINPAYEKFGGMLSRYIPVGIPVSIGVISAYLRKYGVKNIRVVDEEIETITEDNFRQFTEGLEQPLIIGITVLTAQAGRAYAIGRMYKEAYPDCTVVMGGVHVTALPEEPLRNGSADIVVRGEGEETMRQLHFALREGGDAWKKTRGISFLGDDGELVSNEDNDLIDNLDDVPIFPYELFEHPKYDMGFLTGARGCPYKCSYCSQRILTGLTYRWHSMERIIENVKILVNKYKIENITFYDDIFSVNKRRVIELCDGIVEAGLHEKCAFAVQTRADNIYEEILPAMKRANFQTIGMGMETGVERIAKEANKDQTVAQHMEAVKLCKKYGFKVSLFMIYGFPGESKEDRDESWRVVNGANVGFVKFNNLIPYPGTPIYDVAQKEGRLHILEGWRNFNSTLSITRSIFDTMPLAYVPKGVTEFELKRDIIRRNLQYYFQWKIVKSIMLRDKGVGWVSLPPNWLLKPREVASLTGMAFILGTNLLFSMLPPFVGNAVFAFLKRGRSEAAPKDVKMKDRTFRRARVPKDAQPSETEPSVAVADSESKERPQQGRAEWLRWSSPS from the coding sequence ATGCTGTTCATCAATCCGGCTTACGAAAAGTTCGGCGGCATGCTGTCCCGTTACATCCCGGTCGGCATTCCCGTATCGATTGGCGTCATTTCCGCGTATCTTCGCAAATACGGCGTGAAGAATATCCGTGTGGTCGATGAGGAAATCGAGACCATCACCGAGGACAACTTCCGCCAGTTCACCGAAGGTCTGGAACAGCCGCTGATCATCGGCATCACTGTGCTTACGGCGCAGGCGGGCCGCGCCTACGCCATCGGGCGCATGTACAAGGAAGCGTACCCGGACTGCACGGTGGTCATGGGCGGCGTGCACGTCACCGCTTTGCCGGAGGAACCCCTGCGCAACGGATCGGCCGACATCGTAGTGCGCGGCGAGGGGGAAGAGACCATGCGCCAGTTGCACTTCGCCCTGCGCGAAGGGGGCGACGCGTGGAAGAAAACCCGCGGCATCAGTTTTCTCGGCGACGACGGCGAACTCGTTTCCAACGAGGACAACGACCTGATCGACAACCTGGACGACGTGCCGATTTTCCCTTACGAACTGTTTGAGCACCCCAAATACGACATGGGATTCCTCACCGGAGCCCGAGGCTGTCCCTACAAATGCAGTTATTGCAGTCAGCGCATCCTCACCGGTCTGACCTACCGCTGGCACTCGATGGAGCGCATCATCGAGAACGTCAAGATCCTGGTCAACAAATACAAAATTGAGAACATTACGTTTTACGACGACATCTTCAGCGTCAACAAGCGCCGGGTGATCGAGCTGTGCGACGGCATTGTGGAAGCCGGACTGCACGAGAAGTGCGCCTTCGCGGTGCAGACCCGCGCCGACAACATATATGAAGAGATTCTGCCGGCGATGAAACGCGCCAATTTCCAGACCATCGGCATGGGCATGGAAACCGGCGTTGAGCGCATTGCCAAGGAGGCGAACAAGGACCAGACGGTGGCCCAGCACATGGAAGCGGTGAAGCTGTGCAAGAAGTACGGCTTCAAAGTGTCCTTGTTCATGATTTACGGCTTCCCCGGCGAAAGCAAGGAAGACCGCGACGAGTCGTGGCGGGTGGTCAATGGCGCGAACGTGGGCTTCGTCAAGTTCAACAACCTGATTCCGTATCCGGGCACGCCGATTTACGACGTGGCGCAGAAGGAAGGCCGCCTGCACATCCTGGAGGGCTGGCGCAATTTCAACAGCACGCTGTCGATCACCCGCAGTATCTTCGACACCATGCCGCTGGCCTACGTGCCGAAGGGTGTGACTGAGTTCGAGTTGAAGCGCGACATCATCCGCCGCAACCTGCAATACTACTTCCAGTGGAAGATCGTCAAATCCATCATGCTCCGCGACAAGGGCGTGGGCTGGGTTTCCCTGCCGCCGAACTGGTTGTTGAAACCGCGCGAGGTGGCGTCGCTCACCGGCATGGCGTTCATCCTGGGCACCAACCTGCTGTTCTCCATGTTGCCGCCGTTTGTAGGCAACGCGGTGTTCGCGTTTCTGAAACGCGGCCGCTCGGAAGCGGCTCCGAAAGATGTGAAGATGAAGGACCGTACCTTTCGCCGTGCGCGCGTGCCCAAGGACGCGCAACCCTCGGAGACGGAGCCTTCCGTTGCCGTGGCGGACAGCGAGTCGAAGGAACGGCCGCAACAGGGCCGTGCCGAATGGCTGCGGTGGTCCTCCCCCAGCTGA
- a CDS encoding response regulator: protein MKTHPNKIRIFVVDDHAVVRQGIKHIIVQNSDMEVVGEASHGNEVLEKIKNLKVDVMLMDIEMPEKSGWEVMSQLKYSHPNLGVIILSIFPEDHYGVRLIKAGASGYLTKSSAPEQLVQAIRTVSGGGKFISPSLGEKLIQELDKKEGQPLHAVLSEREFQVFCMIASGKKTKEIADELSLSITTISTHRSNILEKMRMKNNAELIHYALKSGLVR, encoded by the coding sequence ATGAAAACACACCCTAATAAAATTCGAATCTTTGTGGTGGATGACCATGCCGTCGTCCGCCAGGGCATCAAACACATCATCGTGCAGAACTCGGACATGGAGGTGGTGGGCGAAGCCTCTCATGGCAACGAGGTGTTGGAAAAAATCAAGAACCTGAAAGTCGATGTCATGCTGATGGACATCGAGATGCCGGAAAAAAGCGGGTGGGAGGTGATGTCGCAGTTGAAATACAGCCATCCCAACCTGGGCGTCATCATCCTCAGCATCTTTCCGGAAGACCACTACGGTGTACGGCTGATCAAGGCCGGCGCCTCCGGCTACCTCACCAAATCCAGCGCGCCGGAACAACTGGTGCAGGCCATTCGCACGGTCTCCGGCGGCGGCAAGTTCATCAGCCCGTCACTGGGCGAAAAGCTGATTCAGGAACTGGACAAGAAGGAGGGGCAACCCCTGCACGCGGTCCTTTCCGAGCGCGAGTTCCAGGTATTCTGCATGATCGCCTCCGGCAAGAAGACGAAGGAAATCGCCGACGAGCTGTCACTCAGCATCACCACCATCAGCACACACCGTTCGAACATCCTGGAGAAAATGAGGATGAAGAACAACGCGGAGCTCATCCACTACGCGCTCAAAAGCGGGCTGGTCCGCTGA